Proteins encoded within one genomic window of Macaca thibetana thibetana isolate TM-01 chromosome 3, ASM2454274v1, whole genome shotgun sequence:
- the LOC126950637 gene encoding keratin-associated protein 10-12-like isoform X2, with translation MAASTMSVCSSDLSYSSRVCLPRSGDSCTDSSWQVDDCPESCCEPPCCAPSCCAPAPCLTLVCTPVSCVSSPCCQVVCEPSPCQSGCTSSCTSSCCQQSSRQPACCTSSPCQQACCVPVCCKPVCCKPVCCVPTCSGDSSSCCQRSTCQPACCTSSPCQQACYVPVCCKPVCCSFCCVPVCSGASSLCCQQSSCQPACCTSSCCRPSSSVSLLCRPVCSSTCCVPVSSCCAPTSTCQPSCCRPASCVSLLCRPTCSRPAC, from the exons ATGGCCGCATCCACCATGTCCGTCTGCTCCAGTGATCTGAGCTATAGCAGCCGGGTCTGCCTGCCCAGATCCGGTGACTCTTGCACTGATTCCTCCTGGCAGGTGGACGACTGCCCAGAGAGCTGCTGTGAGCCCCCCTGCTGTGCCCCCAGCTGCTGCGCCCCAGCCCCCTGCCTGACCCTGGTCTGCACCCCAGTGAGCTGTGTGTCCAGCCCCTGCTGCCAGGTGGTCTGTGAGCCCAGCCCCTGCCAATCAGGCTGCACCAGCTCCTGCACGTCCTCGTGCTGCCAGCAGTCTAGCCGCCAGCCGGCTTGCTGCACCTCCTCCCCCTGCCAGCAGGCCTGCTGTGTGCCCGTCTGCTGCAAGCCTGTGTGCTGCAAGCCTGTCTGCTGTGTGCCCACCTGCTCTGGGGATTCCTCTTCATGCTGCCAGCGGTCTACCTGCCAGCCGGCTTGCTGCACCTCCTCCCCCTGCCAGCAGGCCTGCTATGTGCCTGTCTGCTGCAagcctgtgtgctgt TCCTTctgctgtgtgcctgtgtgctcTGGGGCTTCCTCACTGTGCTGCCAGCAGTCTAGCTGCCAGCCGGCTTGCTGCACCTCCTCCTGCTGCAGACcctcctcctctgtgtccctCCTCTGCCGCCCCGTGTGCAGCTCCACCTGCTGCGTGCCCGTCTCCTCCTGCTgtgcccccacctccacctgccagCCCAGCTGCTGCCGCCCGGCCTCCTGCGTGTCCCTCCTCTGCCGCCCCACGTGCTCCCGCCCGGCCTGCTGA
- the LOC126950637 gene encoding keratin-associated protein 10-1-like isoform X1, with the protein MAASTMSVCSSDLSYSSRVCLPRSGDSCTDSSWQVDDCPESCCEPPCCAPSCCAPAPCLTLVCTPVSCVSSPCCQVVCEPSPCQSGCTSSCTSSCCQQSSRQPACCTSSPCQQACCVPVCCKPVCCKPVCCVPTCSGDSSSCCQRSTCQPACCTSSPCQQACYVPVCCKPVCCVPVCCGASSCCQQSSCQPVCCASSSCQQACCVPVCCKPVCCVPVCCKPVCCKSFCCVPVCSGASSLCCQQSSCQPACCTSSCCRPSSSVSLLCRPVCSSTCCVPVSSCCAPTSTCQPSCCRPASCVSLLCRPTCSRPAC; encoded by the coding sequence ATGGCCGCATCCACCATGTCCGTCTGCTCCAGTGATCTGAGCTATAGCAGCCGGGTCTGCCTGCCCAGATCCGGTGACTCTTGCACTGATTCCTCCTGGCAGGTGGACGACTGCCCAGAGAGCTGCTGTGAGCCCCCCTGCTGTGCCCCCAGCTGCTGCGCCCCAGCCCCCTGCCTGACCCTGGTCTGCACCCCAGTGAGCTGTGTGTCCAGCCCCTGCTGCCAGGTGGTCTGTGAGCCCAGCCCCTGCCAATCAGGCTGCACCAGCTCCTGCACGTCCTCGTGCTGCCAGCAGTCTAGCCGCCAGCCGGCTTGCTGCACCTCCTCCCCCTGCCAGCAGGCCTGCTGTGTGCCCGTCTGCTGCAAGCCTGTGTGCTGCAAGCCTGTCTGCTGTGTGCCCACCTGCTCTGGGGATTCCTCTTCATGCTGCCAGCGGTCTACCTGCCAGCCGGCTTGCTGCACCTCCTCCCCCTGCCAGCAGGCCTGCTATGTGCCTGTCTGCTGCAagcctgtgtgctgtgtgcctgtCTGCTGTGGGGCTTCCTCATGCTGCCAGCAGTCTAGCTGCCAGCCAGTTTgctgtgcctcttcctcctgccagCAGGCCTGCTGTGTGCCTGTCTGCTGCAAGCCCGTCTGCTGCGTGCCTGTCTGCTGCAAGCCCGTCTGCTGCAAGTCCTTctgctgtgtgcctgtgtgctcTGGGGCTTCCTCACTGTGCTGCCAGCAGTCTAGCTGCCAGCCGGCTTGCTGCACCTCCTCCTGCTGCAGACcctcctcctctgtgtccctCCTCTGCCGCCCCGTGTGCAGCTCCACCTGCTGCGTGCCCGTCTCCTCCTGCTgtgcccccacctccacctgccagCCCAGCTGCTGCCGCCCGGCCTCCTGCGTGTCCCTCCTCTGCCGCCCCACGTGCTCCCGCCCGGCCTGCTGA